In a genomic window of Amycolatopsis japonica:
- a CDS encoding phosphatase PAP2 family protein: MITGPPAIPPRARIPLWTLGAFGFVVAVVLGLRYAGSSHTAGLDALVLPVVDRVEGPLWYLATAIDFAGEPVGAVVVIALFGWLCLRHRRQRIAILMVAASAVTVALTTGLKPLVGRLIHGEFLSYPSGHTAFAVTVATVVGLLVVDVRGLGPVGGASVLVGLIAFAGLAMGWAEVALGAHYPTDTFGGFGVAVAVVPVVGWAVDRFTRPA; encoded by the coding sequence GTGATCACCGGCCCGCCCGCGATCCCGCCGCGGGCGCGAATCCCGCTCTGGACCCTGGGCGCCTTCGGCTTCGTCGTCGCCGTCGTCCTCGGCCTGCGCTACGCCGGTAGTTCGCACACCGCCGGACTGGATGCCCTCGTGCTCCCCGTCGTCGACCGCGTCGAGGGCCCGCTCTGGTACCTGGCGACCGCCATCGACTTCGCGGGGGAACCGGTGGGCGCGGTCGTGGTGATCGCCCTGTTCGGCTGGCTGTGCCTGCGGCACCGGCGGCAGCGGATCGCGATCCTGATGGTGGCCGCGAGCGCGGTGACGGTGGCGCTGACCACCGGGCTGAAACCCCTGGTCGGCAGGCTGATCCACGGCGAGTTCCTGTCGTATCCGAGCGGGCACACGGCCTTCGCGGTGACCGTCGCGACCGTCGTGGGGTTGCTGGTGGTCGACGTGCGCGGGCTCGGACCGGTCGGCGGCGCTTCGGTGCTGGTGGGGCTGATCGCTTTCGCGGGGCTCGCGATGGGGTGGGCCGAGGTGGCGCTGGGGGCGCACTATCCGACGGACACGTTCGGGGGCTTCGGGGTCGCTGTCGCGGTGGTGCCGGTGGTGGGGTGGGCGGTGGACCGGTTCACGCGGCCAGCTTGA
- a CDS encoding glycosyltransferase family 4 protein — protein MKVLVIHNRYRSEQPSGENNVVDQETALLAEAGHEVDLFERRSDDIAEMSLSRKAVVPLQVPWNRAVRAELARRLADDRPDVVHIHNTFPLLSPSVLAACADAGVPTVATVHNYTLICPPGTLYREGYICTDCVGRKPIPAVRHGCYRGSGLATVPMAASMMLNRNRWWSGVSKFFCISRAQREILIAAGMPADRLAVKYNYVTDPGKTRKGAGEHLLFLGRITEEKGIGLLMKAWDQLAAAGGPLPPLVIAGTGPMQDEVARWAHGRDDVRYVGLQSKVECQDLIVRSNAVIAPSEWLEAFGLVVVEAMAAGVPTVAAAHGAFRELVEDGVTGLLHEPGNPESLAARLREIVGDAERNQEMGWAARLVYEQEFTPKVGLERLVGGYQAAIDA, from the coding sequence GTGAAGGTCCTCGTGATCCACAACCGGTACCGATCCGAGCAGCCGAGCGGCGAGAACAACGTCGTCGACCAGGAGACCGCGCTGCTGGCCGAGGCCGGGCACGAGGTGGACCTGTTCGAGCGGCGCAGCGACGACATCGCGGAGATGTCGCTGTCGCGCAAGGCCGTCGTCCCGCTGCAGGTGCCGTGGAACCGGGCCGTGCGCGCGGAACTGGCCCGGCGCCTCGCCGACGACCGGCCGGACGTCGTCCACATCCACAACACGTTCCCGCTGCTTTCGCCGTCCGTGCTGGCCGCTTGCGCGGACGCCGGGGTGCCGACGGTCGCGACCGTGCACAACTACACGCTGATCTGCCCGCCCGGCACGCTGTACCGCGAGGGTTACATCTGCACCGACTGCGTGGGACGCAAGCCGATCCCGGCGGTGCGGCACGGGTGCTACCGCGGTTCGGGGCTCGCGACCGTGCCGATGGCGGCGAGCATGATGCTGAACCGCAACCGCTGGTGGTCCGGCGTCTCGAAGTTCTTCTGCATCTCACGCGCGCAACGCGAGATCCTGATCGCCGCCGGGATGCCGGCCGACCGGCTCGCGGTGAAGTACAACTACGTCACCGACCCGGGCAAGACGCGCAAGGGCGCGGGAGAGCACCTGCTGTTCCTCGGCCGGATCACCGAAGAAAAGGGCATCGGCCTGCTGATGAAGGCCTGGGATCAGCTCGCCGCTGCGGGTGGTCCGCTGCCGCCGCTGGTGATCGCCGGCACCGGCCCGATGCAGGACGAGGTCGCGCGCTGGGCCCACGGCCGCGACGACGTCCGCTACGTCGGCCTTCAGTCCAAAGTGGAGTGTCAAGACCTGATCGTCCGCTCGAACGCCGTCATCGCCCCGTCCGAATGGCTGGAGGCGTTCGGGCTGGTCGTGGTCGAAGCGATGGCCGCCGGCGTCCCCACCGTCGCCGCGGCCCACGGCGCCTTCCGCGAACTCGTCGAGGACGGCGTGACCGGCCTGCTGCACGAACCCGGGAACCCCGAGTCGCTCGCGGCCCGCCTGCGGGAGATCGTCGGCGACGCCGAACGGAACCAGGAGATGGGCTGGGCGGCGCGGCTGGTGTACGAGCAGGAGTTCACGCCGAAGGTCGGTCTCGAACGGCTGGTCGGCGGCTACCAGGCAGCGATCGACGCGTGA
- a CDS encoding O-antigen ligase family protein, translating into MLEPAVRPAVEIRSTPKAVGIAWTLLIINTLGSTGAKTVIPLPRSVSQLITMGALGAAFVIALALNARLKIRPSAYLFLLTVLLVLSVVASLNLEGGFGALFRCFRFALFISTLWLLTRWWNGGLDLVRTHIRAYGVVLVTVVIGLALGPGNALPFEYGGRLTGTLWPLTPPQVGQYAAIVIGLTVLLWLGGKLERRNALVVIVPSFAVLLLTHTRTAMLGLVAGTVVALMSQWMSSARARKVFTGLVLAGVFCVVALGGLLQTWFLRGQSEENFSSLTGRAKVWDALLDAPRTTLEYLFGVGLTDKSYDGLPIDSSWLAVYHEQGYVGIAIVAAFLLVLVVVAVLRPPSPARACAIFLITYCLSASYTEAGLGDASPYLLHLALAASLLVRSDPELSKEPV; encoded by the coding sequence ATGCTCGAACCCGCGGTCCGTCCGGCGGTGGAGATCCGCAGCACCCCGAAGGCGGTCGGCATCGCCTGGACGTTGCTGATCATCAACACGCTGGGCTCGACGGGCGCGAAGACCGTCATCCCGCTGCCGAGGTCGGTCAGCCAGCTGATCACCATGGGCGCGCTGGGCGCCGCGTTCGTGATCGCGCTCGCGCTGAACGCCCGGCTGAAGATCAGGCCGAGCGCCTATCTCTTCCTGCTCACGGTGCTGCTGGTGCTGAGCGTGGTCGCGAGCCTGAACCTGGAAGGCGGCTTCGGCGCGCTGTTCCGCTGCTTCCGGTTCGCGCTGTTCATCAGCACCTTGTGGTTGCTGACCCGCTGGTGGAACGGCGGCCTCGACCTCGTCCGCACGCATATCCGGGCCTACGGCGTGGTGCTGGTGACGGTGGTGATCGGGCTCGCGCTGGGCCCGGGCAACGCGCTGCCGTTCGAATACGGCGGACGGCTCACCGGCACGCTGTGGCCGCTGACGCCGCCGCAGGTCGGCCAGTACGCGGCCATCGTCATCGGCCTCACGGTGCTGCTGTGGCTCGGCGGGAAACTGGAGCGGCGGAACGCGCTGGTGGTCATCGTGCCGTCGTTCGCGGTCCTGCTGCTGACCCACACCCGCACCGCGATGCTCGGCCTGGTGGCCGGGACCGTGGTGGCGCTGATGTCGCAGTGGATGTCCAGCGCCCGCGCGCGCAAGGTGTTCACCGGGCTGGTCCTCGCCGGGGTGTTCTGCGTGGTGGCGCTGGGCGGGCTGCTGCAGACCTGGTTCCTGCGAGGGCAGTCCGAGGAGAACTTCTCCAGCCTCACCGGCCGCGCGAAGGTGTGGGACGCGCTGCTCGACGCGCCGCGGACGACGCTGGAGTACCTGTTCGGCGTCGGGCTGACCGACAAGTCCTACGACGGGCTCCCGATCGACAGCAGCTGGCTCGCCGTCTACCACGAGCAGGGCTATGTCGGGATCGCGATCGTGGCCGCCTTCCTGCTGGTGCTGGTCGTGGTCGCGGTGCTGCGGCCGCCGTCGCCAGCCAGGGCCTGCGCGATCTTCCTGATCACCTACTGTCTTTCCGCCTCCTACACCGAGGCGGGCCTCGGCGACGCGTCGCCGTACCTGCTGCACCTGGCCTTGGCCGCATCGCTGCTGGTACGAAGCGACCCTGAGCTTTCCAAGGAGCCCGTGTGA
- a CDS encoding right-handed parallel beta-helix repeat-containing protein, which yields MIARPHRLRRAALLVLLGSLTLTACTTPADEPGPDPAKPPSGSVAQVCDKLPEGPAEAPAGAVKIDPAVPGDLATKTRSNPAGTTFWLAPGTHRLGDDRYDQVNPKPGNVYIGGPKAVLDGRKINQYAFSGNAADVKIRTLTVQGFAAPHDEGVVNHDSADGWVIEQSTVQDNDGAALMAGARQQVRGNCLRRNGQYGMNAYAQNNKITGLVVEGNEITGNNTGDWEAKIDGCGCSGGIKFWSVDGADVTGNWVHDNRGVGLWADTNNNDFRIEANVIENNDGSALMYETSYNAVIAGNTIRRNNWVDGKRYIDRGDSFPVASIYVSESGGEPRVKARTDKLEISGNTFENNWNGVTLWENSDRFCNSPANTSSGSCTRLVPEQAKCAQPAIASGGLNADCRWKTQRVEIHHNRFVLDPAVAGCEESCARMAMLANFGTFPEWSPYKGEVVQQAITFHQGNRLYDNVYSGPWNFVAFEPSRVLGFGEWQGAPYKQDQGSKLTRAGGG from the coding sequence GTGATCGCACGACCGCACCGCCTCCGCCGGGCAGCGCTTCTGGTGCTGCTCGGCTCGTTGACGCTCACCGCCTGCACGACCCCGGCCGACGAGCCGGGACCGGATCCGGCCAAGCCGCCGTCCGGTTCCGTCGCGCAAGTGTGCGACAAGCTGCCGGAGGGCCCGGCCGAAGCGCCGGCGGGGGCGGTGAAGATCGACCCCGCGGTGCCGGGTGATCTCGCCACGAAGACCCGCTCGAACCCGGCCGGGACGACGTTCTGGCTGGCACCGGGCACGCACCGGCTCGGCGACGACCGCTACGACCAGGTCAACCCGAAGCCGGGCAACGTCTACATCGGCGGCCCGAAGGCGGTCCTCGACGGCCGCAAGATCAACCAGTACGCCTTCTCCGGCAACGCCGCCGACGTCAAGATCCGTACCTTGACCGTGCAGGGTTTCGCCGCGCCGCACGACGAAGGCGTGGTCAACCACGACTCGGCCGACGGTTGGGTGATCGAGCAGAGCACCGTCCAGGACAACGACGGCGCGGCGCTGATGGCGGGCGCGCGGCAGCAGGTCCGCGGCAACTGCCTGCGGCGCAACGGGCAGTACGGGATGAACGCCTACGCGCAGAACAACAAGATCACCGGACTCGTCGTCGAGGGCAACGAGATCACCGGCAACAACACCGGCGACTGGGAAGCCAAGATCGACGGCTGCGGCTGCTCCGGCGGGATCAAGTTCTGGTCGGTCGACGGCGCGGACGTCACCGGCAACTGGGTGCACGACAACCGCGGCGTCGGCTTGTGGGCCGACACGAACAACAACGACTTCCGCATCGAGGCCAACGTCATCGAGAACAACGACGGCTCGGCGCTGATGTACGAGACCAGCTACAACGCCGTGATCGCCGGGAACACCATCCGCCGCAACAACTGGGTGGACGGCAAGCGCTACATCGACCGCGGCGACAGCTTCCCGGTGGCGTCGATCTACGTGTCCGAATCCGGCGGCGAGCCGAGGGTGAAGGCGCGGACGGACAAACTGGAGATCTCCGGGAACACGTTCGAAAACAACTGGAACGGCGTCACCCTCTGGGAGAACTCCGACCGGTTCTGCAACAGCCCGGCCAACACGTCGTCCGGTTCCTGCACCCGCCTGGTGCCGGAACAGGCGAAATGCGCGCAGCCAGCGATCGCGTCGGGCGGGCTGAACGCCGACTGCCGATGGAAGACCCAGCGCGTCGAGATCCACCACAACCGGTTCGTGCTCGACCCGGCCGTCGCGGGGTGCGAGGAGAGCTGCGCGCGGATGGCGATGCTCGCGAACTTCGGCACGTTCCCGGAGTGGTCGCCGTACAAGGGCGAGGTCGTCCAGCAGGCGATCACGTTCCACCAGGGCAACCGGCTCTACGACAACGTCTACTCCGGGCCGTGGAACTTCGTCGCGTTCGAGCCGAGCCGCGTGCTCGGCTTCGGCGAGTGGCAGGGCGCGCCCTACAAACAGGACCAGGGCAGCAAACTGACCCGTGCGGGAGGTGGCTGA
- a CDS encoding heparinase II/III family protein, whose translation MDPSWYLRRLSRMGPAEIAGRVTDVVRKRQWRGVAGEKAVWSPDRRFATVPGEDVLAAVSGEAVKDLLVTADRLMDGRAEYFGVERDDLVDPDWSYDPKTGRRAPSDVYSFDIQYRSEETVGDIKQIWEPSRHQHLTVLAAAYALTGDDRYAERVAAHLGSWWAANPPMRGVHWVSGIELGIRLLSWVWVRRLLDGWAQAPALFEDNPVALNQIWHHQRWLAAFPSRGSSANNHVIAEDAGQLAAACAFAWFPESGQWRDSALASLDKMLRHNTFDSGLNRELATEYHGLVLELGLAGALEAKAAGVTVPESTWLVLLRMTDALASIVDNKLRPPRQGDADDGFGLIVDGDETSRWASLVDTGSVLFGRLDWWPETSGGDVRTQLFSALAKDIQVAGRRPARRRDDFADAGMTILRDGGIWCRCDGGPHGFLSIAAHAHADALSVEVRHDGVDILADPGTYCYHGEPKWRSYFRSTAGHNTLELSRTDQSVSGGPFLWTKHAVTTVIAAGTPSRWSAEHDGYAPSVHQRSVELDGTELRILDEVRGGEARHCRLAFHLGPAVEVALTGSRAVLSWTVDGQDRSATFELPPELTWSAHRGETTPPMGWYSAGFGRREPAWTLLGGGTAADGAAFTSVLTFESGNEDPPL comes from the coding sequence ATGGATCCGTCCTGGTACCTGCGAAGACTGTCGAGGATGGGGCCCGCCGAGATCGCGGGCCGGGTCACCGACGTCGTGCGCAAACGCCAGTGGCGCGGGGTCGCGGGGGAGAAGGCGGTCTGGTCGCCGGACCGCCGGTTCGCGACGGTGCCCGGTGAGGACGTCCTCGCCGCCGTCTCGGGCGAAGCGGTGAAGGATCTGCTCGTCACCGCCGACCGGCTGATGGACGGGCGCGCCGAGTACTTCGGCGTCGAGCGCGACGACCTCGTCGATCCGGATTGGTCATACGATCCGAAGACCGGCCGTCGCGCACCGTCCGATGTGTACTCCTTCGACATCCAGTACCGGAGCGAGGAGACCGTCGGCGACATCAAGCAGATCTGGGAGCCGTCGCGGCATCAGCACCTCACCGTGCTGGCCGCCGCGTACGCCCTGACCGGCGACGACCGGTATGCCGAACGCGTGGCCGCGCACCTCGGGTCGTGGTGGGCGGCCAACCCGCCGATGCGCGGGGTGCACTGGGTCAGCGGGATCGAACTCGGCATCCGGCTGCTGTCGTGGGTGTGGGTGCGGCGGCTGCTCGATGGCTGGGCACAGGCCCCGGCGCTGTTCGAGGACAACCCCGTGGCGCTCAACCAGATCTGGCATCACCAGCGCTGGCTGGCCGCGTTCCCCAGCCGGGGTTCGTCGGCGAACAACCACGTGATCGCGGAGGACGCCGGACAGCTCGCCGCGGCCTGCGCGTTCGCCTGGTTCCCCGAGTCCGGCCAGTGGCGGGATTCGGCGCTCGCGTCGCTGGACAAGATGCTGCGGCACAACACCTTCGACTCCGGTCTCAATCGTGAACTCGCGACCGAGTACCACGGGCTCGTCCTGGAGCTGGGGCTCGCCGGGGCGCTGGAGGCGAAGGCCGCCGGGGTCACGGTGCCCGAGTCGACCTGGCTCGTGCTGCTCCGGATGACCGACGCGCTGGCGTCCATTGTGGACAACAAGCTGCGGCCGCCGCGGCAAGGCGACGCCGATGATGGCTTCGGCCTCATCGTCGACGGCGACGAGACCAGCCGCTGGGCATCGCTGGTCGACACCGGATCCGTCCTTTTCGGACGGTTGGACTGGTGGCCGGAGACTTCGGGTGGAGACGTCCGGACCCAGCTCTTCTCCGCGCTGGCCAAGGACATCCAGGTCGCCGGGCGGCGTCCGGCGCGGCGGCGGGACGACTTCGCCGACGCCGGGATGACCATTCTGCGCGACGGCGGGATCTGGTGCCGGTGCGACGGCGGGCCGCACGGCTTCCTGTCCATCGCCGCCCACGCGCACGCGGACGCGCTCTCGGTGGAGGTCCGGCACGACGGCGTCGACATCCTCGCCGATCCGGGAACGTACTGCTACCACGGCGAACCGAAGTGGCGGTCGTACTTCCGGTCCACGGCCGGGCACAACACGCTCGAACTCTCCCGCACCGACCAGTCCGTCTCCGGCGGGCCGTTCCTGTGGACGAAACACGCGGTCACCACGGTGATCGCGGCGGGGACGCCGTCGCGCTGGAGCGCGGAACACGACGGCTACGCGCCGTCGGTGCACCAGCGTTCGGTGGAGCTGGACGGCACCGAACTGAGGATTCTCGACGAGGTCCGAGGCGGCGAGGCGCGGCACTGCCGTCTCGCGTTCCACCTCGGCCCCGCCGTCGAGGTCGCCCTGACCGGGAGCAGGGCCGTCCTGTCGTGGACGGTCGACGGCCAGGACAGGTCGGCCACGTTCGAGCTCCCACCGGAGCTCACCTGGTCGGCGCATCGCGGCGAAACCACGCCGCCGATGGGCTGGTACTCGGCGGGCTTCGGCCGCCGCGAGCCCGCGTGGACCCTGCTCGGTGGCGGAACCGCCGCCGACGGTGCCGCGTTCACCAGCGTGCTCACCTTCGAATCGGGTAACGAGGATCCACCATTGTGA
- a CDS encoding bi-domain-containing oxidoreductase: MKQVVQNYKSGELALLDVEVPACKAGGVLVRTAYSLISTGTEMMKVSEASLSLVGKAKARPDQVAKVMQSVATNGLGATYRKAMNKLDSYTPLGYSLCGVVEEVGAGIDDVAVGDHVACAGNEHALHAELNWVPKNLYTKVPDGVDPRHAAFGTVGSIAMQGVRQGEPQIGDIALVIGLGLIGQLVVQLLVASGVRVVGVDPDPSRCALAEQLGALKCGDPASGVVDTAVAEISSGHGVDQVYLAAGGSTNEPVELAAKLARDRGRVIDIGKCSLNLPWNAYYEKELDVRFSRSYGPGRYDPEYELEGRDYPIGQVRWTERRNLACVVDLMGSGRLDVEPLISHVSEFSDAVETYRKLNEGELKAVAVLFEYEKRAVAATEQVAEVALPAPVTTRAVPKIDTLRVGFIGAGNYASSMLLPHLVEMEYLDLFEVVTTSALSGANAKRKFGFARASTDVDAMLEDDSIHAVFIVTRHSSHAELTRRALLAGKAVYVEKPLALSEKELEIVLGAIEESGNDRLQVGFNRRFAPLLNESVLHFGPRIGPASVRYLVNAGQLDAGSWYNQADSEGSRFAGEGGHFIDTVSWLLGSDPVSVYATATPGHQDLQILLRYPDGSTASIAYTTSGSPAFPKETIDVTADGKVLKFDDFARASVFGRKKWASSRIPKGRDKGQAAELEAFVNALTTGVSMPVSVESLVSTTLATLAVNRSLETGAPVRINAKEGLG; encoded by the coding sequence GTGAAGCAGGTAGTGCAGAACTACAAGAGCGGGGAGCTGGCGCTCCTCGACGTCGAAGTGCCCGCGTGCAAAGCGGGGGGTGTGCTGGTCCGCACCGCCTATTCGCTGATCTCCACCGGCACCGAGATGATGAAGGTGTCCGAGGCGAGTCTTTCGCTGGTGGGCAAGGCGAAGGCCCGGCCGGATCAGGTCGCGAAGGTGATGCAGAGCGTCGCCACGAACGGGCTGGGCGCCACCTATCGCAAGGCGATGAACAAACTCGACTCGTACACGCCGCTGGGGTACTCGCTGTGCGGTGTGGTCGAGGAGGTCGGCGCGGGCATCGACGACGTCGCCGTCGGGGACCACGTGGCGTGCGCGGGGAACGAGCACGCGCTGCACGCGGAACTGAACTGGGTGCCCAAGAACCTGTACACCAAGGTGCCCGACGGCGTCGACCCGCGGCACGCCGCGTTCGGCACGGTCGGCTCGATCGCGATGCAGGGTGTCCGCCAGGGTGAACCGCAGATCGGCGACATCGCGCTGGTCATCGGGCTCGGCCTGATCGGCCAGCTGGTCGTGCAGCTCCTGGTCGCTTCCGGGGTCCGCGTGGTCGGTGTCGACCCGGACCCGTCCCGGTGCGCGCTGGCCGAGCAGCTCGGTGCCCTGAAGTGCGGCGATCCGGCGTCCGGCGTCGTCGACACCGCGGTCGCGGAGATCAGCTCCGGGCACGGCGTCGACCAGGTGTACCTCGCCGCGGGCGGCAGCACGAACGAGCCGGTGGAGCTGGCCGCGAAGTTGGCCCGCGACCGCGGCCGCGTGATCGACATCGGCAAATGCTCGCTGAACCTGCCATGGAACGCCTACTACGAAAAGGAACTCGACGTCCGGTTCTCCCGCTCGTACGGCCCCGGCCGCTACGACCCGGAGTACGAACTCGAGGGCCGCGACTACCCGATCGGCCAGGTCCGCTGGACCGAGCGCCGCAACCTCGCCTGCGTCGTCGACCTGATGGGCAGCGGCCGTCTCGACGTCGAGCCGCTGATCTCGCACGTCTCGGAATTCTCCGACGCCGTCGAGACGTACCGGAAGCTGAACGAGGGCGAGCTCAAGGCCGTCGCGGTGCTGTTCGAGTACGAGAAGCGCGCCGTCGCGGCCACCGAGCAGGTCGCCGAGGTCGCGCTCCCGGCGCCGGTGACTACCCGCGCGGTGCCGAAGATCGACACTCTGCGGGTCGGCTTCATCGGCGCCGGCAACTACGCGTCCTCGATGCTTCTCCCGCATCTCGTGGAGATGGAGTACCTCGACCTCTTCGAAGTCGTCACCACCTCCGCGCTCTCGGGCGCGAACGCCAAACGCAAGTTCGGCTTCGCCCGCGCCTCCACCGACGTCGACGCGATGCTCGAAGACGACTCGATCCACGCCGTGTTCATCGTGACCAGGCACAGCTCGCACGCCGAGCTGACCAGGCGCGCGCTGCTCGCGGGCAAGGCGGTCTACGTGGAGAAGCCGCTGGCGCTGTCGGAGAAGGAACTGGAGATCGTGCTCGGCGCGATCGAGGAATCCGGCAACGACCGGCTGCAGGTCGGGTTCAACCGCCGGTTCGCCCCGCTGCTGAACGAGTCGGTGCTCCACTTCGGACCGCGGATCGGCCCGGCCTCCGTGCGGTACCTGGTCAACGCCGGCCAGCTCGACGCCGGCAGCTGGTACAACCAGGCCGACAGCGAGGGTTCGCGGTTCGCGGGCGAGGGCGGCCACTTCATCGACACGGTCAGCTGGCTGCTCGGCTCCGACCCGGTCTCCGTGTACGCCACCGCGACCCCCGGCCACCAGGACCTGCAGATCCTGCTGCGCTACCCGGACGGCTCGACCGCGTCGATCGCGTACACCACCAGCGGTTCGCCGGCGTTCCCCAAGGAGACGATCGACGTCACCGCCGACGGCAAGGTGCTGAAGTTCGACGACTTCGCGCGCGCGTCGGTGTTCGGCCGCAAGAAGTGGGCGAGCTCCCGTATCCCCAAGGGCCGGGACAAGGGCCAGGCCGCCGAGCTCGAAGCGTTCGTCAACGCGCTGACGACCGGCGTCTCGATGCCGGTTTCCGTCGAGTCGCTCGTGTCGACGACGCTGGCCACGCTCGCGGTCAACCGCAGCCTCGAAACGGGTGCGCCGGTGCGGATCAACGCCAAGGAGGGGCTGGGCTGA
- the asnB gene encoding asparagine synthase (glutamine-hydrolyzing), with the protein MCGIAGAYFWPDGGPLTDRLTKTLAHRGPDGSGRYDHGEVHLGHRRLSIVDLTETGAQPMVKDGLALTYNGELYNAPELRKELEAAGVRFRGTSDTEVLLEAWREWGTEGLHRLRGMFAFGVFDERSGELVLVRDQLGIKPLFLVRRGKGVAFASELKALAAELGGSLTVDDTALVASLLYYWVPDGRCAFREAEKLPPGSWARFRPNGDVERGTFWSLRQVAEEGAAYEGEFDLNAVIEDSTRKHLIADVPVATFLSGGLDSSYLTALAARERPGISAYTIGFRAEDAKFEAMPDDLMYAKKVAAKFGVDLHEIEIAPQVLDLLPRMTYHLDEPIGDPAAINSYLICTAAREAGVKVMLSGMGADELFAGYRKHLANKIAVQYQRVPGLVRRPVESLVDRLPVATSKRGFRSVRFAKRFLSFAELPEETAFRRSYTMYDQAELAGLLNPDLAGAVDDVITEHADTYHDNTLSDFVNRMCLADSRLFLPGLNLAYTDRSSMAASTEVRTPFVDIEVVKAAFRIPGDKKIVKRQGKMALKEAALSILPAEIVHRPKGLFSAPLRAWMSRDLAPLVREVTNEGELVKAGFLRREALRKLVDEDASGQQDRSKHLWHILTLEYWYRGAVSARTT; encoded by the coding sequence ATGTGCGGCATCGCAGGGGCCTACTTCTGGCCGGACGGGGGACCGCTCACCGATCGGCTCACGAAGACACTCGCCCACCGCGGACCGGATGGTTCCGGCAGGTACGACCACGGAGAAGTCCATTTAGGACATAGGCGCCTGTCGATCGTCGACCTGACCGAGACCGGCGCGCAGCCGATGGTCAAGGACGGGCTCGCGCTCACCTACAACGGCGAGCTGTATAACGCGCCAGAGCTGCGGAAGGAACTCGAAGCCGCCGGCGTGCGCTTCCGGGGCACGTCCGACACCGAGGTCCTGCTGGAAGCCTGGCGCGAATGGGGCACCGAGGGGCTGCACCGGCTCCGCGGCATGTTCGCGTTCGGTGTCTTCGACGAGCGTTCCGGTGAGCTGGTGCTGGTCCGCGATCAGCTGGGCATCAAACCGCTCTTCCTGGTGCGCCGCGGCAAGGGGGTCGCGTTCGCGTCCGAGCTGAAGGCGCTGGCCGCCGAGCTGGGCGGTTCGCTGACCGTCGACGACACCGCGCTCGTCGCTTCCCTGCTCTACTACTGGGTCCCGGACGGCCGCTGCGCGTTCCGTGAGGCCGAGAAGCTGCCGCCGGGCAGCTGGGCGCGGTTCCGGCCGAACGGCGACGTCGAACGCGGCACCTTCTGGTCGCTGCGCCAGGTCGCCGAAGAGGGCGCCGCCTATGAGGGCGAGTTCGACCTCAACGCCGTCATCGAAGACTCCACGCGCAAGCACCTGATCGCCGACGTGCCGGTCGCGACGTTCCTTTCCGGCGGGCTCGACTCCAGCTACCTGACCGCGCTCGCCGCGCGCGAGCGGCCGGGGATCTCCGCGTACACCATCGGTTTCCGGGCCGAGGACGCGAAGTTCGAGGCCATGCCGGACGACCTGATGTACGCGAAGAAGGTCGCCGCGAAGTTCGGCGTCGACCTGCACGAGATCGAGATCGCGCCGCAGGTGCTCGACCTGCTGCCCCGGATGACCTATCACCTCGACGAGCCGATCGGCGATCCGGCGGCGATCAACAGCTACCTGATCTGCACCGCCGCCCGCGAGGCCGGGGTCAAGGTGATGCTCTCGGGGATGGGCGCCGACGAGCTGTTCGCCGGATATCGCAAGCATCTCGCGAACAAGATCGCCGTCCAGTACCAACGGGTCCCCGGTCTCGTGCGGCGGCCCGTCGAGTCCCTTGTGGACAGACTGCCGGTGGCGACCTCGAAGCGCGGGTTCCGGTCGGTCCGGTTCGCCAAGCGGTTCCTCTCGTTCGCGGAGCTGCCCGAGGAGACCGCGTTCCGGCGCAGCTACACGATGTACGACCAGGCCGAACTCGCCGGTCTGCTGAACCCGGACCTCGCGGGCGCCGTCGACGACGTGATCACCGAACACGCGGACACCTATCACGACAACACGTTGTCGGATTTCGTGAACCGCATGTGCCTCGCCGATTCGCGGCTCTTCCTGCCCGGGCTCAACCTCGCCTACACCGACAGGTCCAGCATGGCCGCCTCCACCGAGGTGCGGACGCCGTTCGTCGACATCGAGGTCGTGAAGGCCGCGTTCCGGATCCCCGGGGACAAGAAGATCGTGAAGCGCCAAGGGAAGATGGCGCTCAAGGAAGCGGCGCTGTCCATTCTCCCCGCCGAGATCGTGCATCGGCCGAAGGGGCTGTTCAGCGCACCGCTGCGGGCTTGGATGAGCCGCGACCTCGCGCCGCTGGTGCGCGAGGTGACGAACGAAGGTGAATTGGTGAAGGCCGGGTTCCTCCGCCGGGAGGCCCTGCGGAAGCTCGTGGACGAAGACGCGTCCGGGCAGCAGGACCGGTCCAAGCATCTCTGGCACATCTTGACCCTCGAGTACTGGTATCGCGGCGCCGTTTCGGCCCGGACCACCTGA